In a genomic window of Thalassotalea piscium:
- the pabB gene encoding aminodeoxychorismate synthase component I has protein sequence MLTHNKQKICAMPLHFSQKISPAELFSVIEAQPWSMWLDSCESDHVDSHFDIMVWQPMVSVVTESNSTTINDFNLNETIQSDNDPLTLLEVAQKKALQHYIIDTGNLPFYGGSLGYFSYDLGRYFEKLPTNAVRDIDMPEMAVGIYNKAIIYHRSEQCYYLVCPEQERAQLTTFLTNKLTQKERDQAAQAFKLTTPWQTNITKDEYHEKFDQVQQYLLSGDCYQINLTQRFSAMYEGNEFLAYLALRESNQAPFSAFMRFNELAILSVSPERFLKLSETTVQSKPIKGTQVRCTDLHQDKINAEQLVNSEKDRAENLMIVDLLRNDISRVCQAGTVKVPKLFAIESFPAVHHLVSTVEGRLSPQYSAHDLIRAAFPGGSITGAPKIRAMEIIDELEPQRRTIYCGSIGYISACGNMDTSITIRTLVLTKGQTYCWAGGGIVADSQVNSEYQESLDKVNKILPVLAQL, from the coding sequence TTGTTAACACACAATAAACAAAAAATTTGTGCAATGCCTTTGCATTTTAGTCAAAAGATTTCGCCTGCTGAACTTTTTTCTGTAATAGAAGCTCAGCCATGGTCAATGTGGCTAGACTCTTGTGAAAGCGATCATGTAGATAGTCACTTTGATATTATGGTGTGGCAGCCTATGGTAAGTGTTGTTACCGAAAGTAATTCAACTACCATCAATGACTTTAACCTAAACGAAACAATACAAAGTGATAATGACCCACTTACACTGCTTGAAGTAGCGCAAAAAAAAGCGTTACAACATTATATTATAGATACCGGTAACTTACCCTTTTATGGCGGTAGTTTAGGATATTTTTCATATGACTTAGGTAGATACTTTGAAAAACTACCCACCAATGCAGTACGCGATATTGATATGCCAGAAATGGCCGTTGGCATATACAATAAAGCCATTATTTATCACCGCTCAGAGCAATGTTATTACTTGGTTTGCCCTGAACAGGAGCGTGCTCAATTAACAACATTTTTAACGAATAAACTTACTCAAAAAGAACGCGATCAAGCCGCTCAAGCGTTTAAGTTAACCACGCCATGGCAAACCAATATTACCAAAGATGAATACCATGAAAAATTTGATCAAGTACAACAGTATTTATTATCTGGCGATTGCTACCAAATTAATTTAACCCAGCGTTTTTCTGCAATGTATGAAGGCAATGAATTTTTAGCTTACTTAGCCTTGCGTGAATCAAACCAAGCACCATTTTCCGCTTTCATGCGCTTTAACGAATTAGCTATTTTAAGCGTATCGCCCGAACGTTTTCTAAAGCTAAGCGAGACAACAGTACAAAGCAAACCGATCAAAGGAACACAAGTAAGATGTACTGACTTACATCAGGATAAAATTAATGCAGAGCAACTTGTGAACTCTGAAAAAGATCGCGCTGAAAACCTAATGATTGTTGATTTATTGCGAAATGATATTAGCCGCGTATGCCAAGCAGGCACAGTAAAAGTACCCAAACTTTTTGCAATAGAGAGCTTTCCCGCGGTTCATCATTTAGTTAGTACTGTTGAAGGCAGGTTGTCGCCTCAATATAGTGCCCACGACTTAATACGCGCAGCCTTTCCTGGCGGCTCTATTACAGGCGCGCCCAAAATACGAGCAATGGAAATTATTGATGAATTAGAACCTCAGCGACGAACCATTTATTGTGGCTCCATTGGCTATATTTCGGCATGTGGCAATATGGATACCAGTATTACTATTCGTACACTCGTGCTAACTAAAGGGCAAACTTATTGCTGGGCTGGTGGTGGCATAGTTGCAGATTCACAAGTAAACTCTGAATATCAAGAGAGTTTAGATAAAGTAAACAAAATACTCCCAGTACTTGCACAGTTATAA
- the cysB gene encoding HTH-type transcriptional regulator CysB yields MKLQQLRYIVEVQNNNLNVSATAEALFTSQPGISKQVRMLEDELGIQIFGRSGKHLTHVTSAGQEVINIATEILSKVEAIKAVAREHTQPDEGKLRIATTHTQARYALPDVIQGFMKKYGKVSLQMSQGTPSQISDAASKGDADFAIATESFHLYNDLIMLPCYHWNRSIIVKKDHPLANKQNISIEDIAKYSLVTYVFGFTGRSELDIAFSNAGVTPKIAFTATDADVIKTYVRLGVGIGVIATMAMDKELDKDLVTLDASHLFKASTTKIGFRRGTFLRGYMFDFIERFAPHLNRDIVTRAVLLKNNTEIEEMFSNIELPIR; encoded by the coding sequence ATGAAACTGCAACAGCTCCGTTATATTGTCGAAGTACAAAACAACAATCTAAATGTTTCTGCAACAGCAGAAGCGTTATTTACCTCTCAGCCTGGTATTAGCAAGCAAGTTCGTATGCTTGAAGATGAATTAGGTATTCAAATTTTTGGTCGAAGCGGCAAGCATTTAACCCATGTTACTTCTGCTGGCCAAGAGGTAATTAACATTGCGACTGAAATTTTATCTAAGGTAGAAGCAATTAAAGCTGTGGCACGTGAGCATACGCAACCCGACGAAGGGAAGCTGCGTATTGCAACCACGCATACTCAGGCTAGATATGCATTGCCTGATGTTATTCAAGGGTTTATGAAAAAATACGGTAAAGTGTCGTTGCAAATGTCACAAGGTACTCCATCACAAATTAGTGATGCTGCTTCTAAAGGGGATGCTGATTTTGCCATTGCTACTGAATCGTTCCACTTATATAACGATTTAATTATGCTGCCTTGTTATCATTGGAATCGCAGTATTATTGTAAAAAAAGATCATCCATTAGCCAATAAACAAAATATATCTATTGAAGATATTGCTAAGTATTCATTAGTCACTTATGTGTTTGGCTTTACTGGGCGGTCTGAGCTAGATATTGCCTTTTCAAATGCAGGTGTTACGCCTAAAATTGCGTTTACTGCAACCGATGCAGATGTGATTAAAACGTATGTTCGGTTAGGTGTAGGCATTGGTGTTATTGCGACGATGGCTATGGATAAAGAATTAGACAAAGATTTAGTAACATTAGATGCAAGTCATTTATTTAAAGCGAGTACGACTAAAATTGGTTTTAGACGCGGTACGTTTTTACGTGGTTATATGTTTGATTTTATTGAGCGTTTTGCGCCACATTTAAATAGAGATATTGTAACGCGTGCAGTGTTGCTAAAAAATAATACTGAAATTGAAGAAATGTTTTCAAATATCGAACTACCAATACGTTAA
- a CDS encoding ribosome recycling factor family protein has product MAKTEQIILPSFLRRVLKAYALKAIIRAQGCELSRIGRSRNWQLKATHEQISRVIELIEEANEDSWLWLAKHLKACRQTLTHQHLLAIARKRSNITINELMALTDCTVAQARKVLDELEWQDE; this is encoded by the coding sequence ATGGCAAAAACTGAACAAATAATTTTACCGTCTTTTTTACGTAGAGTATTAAAGGCTTACGCCCTTAAAGCAATAATAAGAGCGCAAGGTTGTGAATTAAGTAGAATAGGTCGTTCGCGTAATTGGCAATTAAAAGCAACACATGAACAAATTAGTAGAGTGATAGAACTGATCGAAGAGGCTAATGAAGATAGTTGGCTCTGGTTAGCTAAACATTTAAAAGCTTGTCGCCAAACACTTACCCATCAACACCTACTGGCTATTGCTCGTAAGCGTTCAAACATAACTATAAACGAATTAATGGCATTGACCGACTGTACTGTTGCGCAGGCAAGAAAAGTCCTCGATGAGCTAGAGTGGCAGGACGAATAA
- a CDS encoding dicarboxylate/amino acid:cation symporter encodes MNLVLKLIAGILAGMLIGLFAPDFIVQLIFTIQNLIGQLIKFTIPLIILFYIASGIASLPRGSGSLLGKTVGLAYGSTIVAGVLAFLVASNVLPGLTAGNLVEVAEGEKLKGFIDIAIAPLFDVMSALAIAFIFGIGISATNSTNLRNTLNEAKDVIELLLSKVIIPALPFYIAGVFAEMTVDGTVFSTLKTFGVVLVLALIMHWVWITVLYVITGSALGRSPIQLLKNMLPAYFTALGTMSSAATIPVSLKATKENKVSDGVANFTVPLCASIHLSGSTITIVTCATAVMLLSPDIAMPGFGAMFGFILMLGVTMIAAPGAPGGAVMSALGLLAGMLGFTDAAVALMIALYLAQDSFGTACNVTGDGAIALWVDKFAGEKGLAVEHKGE; translated from the coding sequence ATGAATTTAGTGTTGAAATTAATAGCCGGCATATTGGCTGGTATGTTAATTGGACTATTTGCACCTGACTTTATTGTGCAGTTGATCTTTACTATCCAAAACTTAATTGGTCAGCTGATTAAGTTTACCATTCCCTTAATTATTCTATTTTATATCGCTAGTGGTATTGCCTCATTACCAAGAGGCTCCGGCTCATTACTAGGAAAAACGGTAGGTTTAGCCTATGGTTCGACGATTGTTGCTGGTGTTTTAGCTTTTCTCGTAGCAAGTAATGTTTTACCGGGCTTAACCGCAGGTAATTTAGTTGAAGTAGCAGAAGGTGAAAAACTGAAGGGGTTTATAGATATCGCTATTGCACCATTATTTGATGTCATGTCGGCGTTAGCAATTGCTTTTATTTTTGGTATTGGCATCAGTGCAACCAATTCAACAAATTTACGCAATACTTTGAATGAAGCAAAAGATGTTATTGAACTCTTATTATCAAAAGTAATTATTCCAGCCTTGCCATTTTATATTGCAGGTGTATTTGCTGAAATGACGGTCGATGGCACCGTATTTTCTACATTAAAAACTTTTGGTGTCGTATTGGTTTTAGCATTAATTATGCATTGGGTCTGGATCACAGTGCTTTATGTGATTACGGGTAGTGCATTAGGTCGATCGCCAATACAGCTACTGAAAAATATGCTACCTGCATACTTTACTGCATTAGGTACTATGTCGAGTGCAGCTACTATACCAGTTTCATTAAAAGCGACTAAAGAAAACAAAGTCAGCGATGGTGTTGCTAACTTTACCGTGCCTTTATGCGCCTCTATTCATTTAAGTGGTTCAACAATTACAATTGTTACTTGTGCTACAGCAGTTATGCTATTGTCTCCCGATATCGCAATGCCAGGGTTTGGCGCAATGTTTGGTTTTATCCTAATGTTAGGGGTAACTATGATTGCAGCGCCAGGAGCGCCAGGTGGAGCTGTTATGTCAGCCCTAGGGTTATTGGCTGGTATGTTAGGGTTTACTGATGCTGCAGTAGCGTTAATGATTGCTTTATATCTTGCGCAAGACAGTTTTGGTACTGCATGTAACGTAACTGGTGACGGAGCAATAGCCTTGTGGGTTGATAAGTTTGCGGGTGAAAAAGGCTTAGCTGTTGAGCATAAGGGTGAATAA
- a CDS encoding DUF1353 domain-containing protein — MEMPILQPFAIKTQKTNLFTKIWLLLFRKRQWQLTENWHYQLPDNRELVFPKGFIFDGSSYPAVVWLFFSPTGLLLIPVIIHDFCFQYNYLWAVKDNKVYKYKPNAGFFNWCKLIRKVGIERNELYVIDYFTWLLTIIFGWPKWIMLRRHLSKDLKPRLKS, encoded by the coding sequence ATGGAAATGCCAATTTTACAGCCTTTTGCAATTAAAACACAAAAGACTAACCTATTTACAAAAATTTGGTTGTTATTATTTAGAAAGCGTCAATGGCAATTAACTGAAAACTGGCATTATCAACTTCCCGATAATAGGGAATTAGTATTTCCTAAAGGCTTTATATTTGACGGTAGCTCTTACCCTGCAGTTGTTTGGCTTTTTTTTTCACCAACAGGCTTGTTGCTAATCCCCGTGATTATTCATGACTTCTGCTTTCAATATAATTACTTATGGGCCGTTAAAGACAACAAAGTATATAAATACAAACCAAACGCTGGCTTTTTTAATTGGTGTAAACTCATTCGTAAAGTTGGTATAGAACGCAATGAACTCTACGTAATTGATTACTTTACTTGGTTACTCACTATTATATTCGGTTGGCCAAAGTGGATAATGCTTCGTCGACATTTATCAAAAGATCTTAAGCCAAGATTAAAAAGCTGA
- a CDS encoding L-serine ammonia-lyase: protein MISVFDMFSIGIGPSSSHTVGPMKAAKLFAEHLVEKNLLDKTDRVKCELFGSLGQTGIGHGTGKAIILGLSGETPEAIAVDSIDQILAQVVASEEINLMGQKHISFPKENAIVYHRRKTLPAHANAMTLFAYQGKELLLEETYYSIGGGFIVQDCDFEKEKDKALSLHSNIDRPHKFSSADELLSIAQEKGLSISTIMMDNEKCLNDEATIRKQLIAIWQAMHESITRGMKTEGILPGGLKVNRRAPALFRSLSVETTNDPLSAMDWVNLFALAVNEENAAGSRVVTAPTNGAAGIIPAVLCYYNKFIKKVDDEDCIRYLLTAAAIGILYKTNATISGAEGGCQAEVGVACSMAAGALTEIMGGSPKQVENAAEIGMEHNLGLTCDPVGGLVQVPCIERNAMGSVKAINASRLALRGTGTQKVSLDKVIKTMWETGNDMKTKYKETSRGGLAVNIIEC from the coding sequence ATGATTAGTGTATTTGATATGTTTTCTATTGGTATTGGCCCTTCGAGTTCGCATACTGTAGGCCCAATGAAAGCAGCAAAACTGTTTGCTGAACATTTAGTTGAAAAAAACCTGTTAGACAAAACTGATAGAGTAAAATGCGAACTTTTTGGTTCGCTAGGTCAAACAGGTATTGGTCACGGTACTGGAAAGGCAATTATTTTGGGCTTATCAGGTGAAACGCCAGAAGCTATAGCGGTTGACTCAATTGATCAAATATTAGCGCAAGTAGTTGCAAGTGAAGAAATAAACTTGATGGGTCAAAAGCATATTAGTTTCCCTAAAGAAAATGCCATTGTTTATCATCGCCGAAAAACTTTACCCGCACACGCTAATGCCATGACTTTATTTGCCTATCAAGGTAAAGAGTTATTATTAGAAGAAACGTATTACAGTATTGGTGGGGGCTTTATTGTACAAGACTGTGATTTTGAGAAAGAAAAAGACAAAGCTTTGTCATTGCACTCTAATATTGACAGACCACATAAGTTCTCTTCTGCAGATGAATTACTCAGTATTGCACAAGAGAAAGGCTTAAGTATTAGCACAATTATGATGGATAATGAGAAGTGCTTAAACGACGAAGCAACAATTCGTAAACAACTTATTGCTATCTGGCAAGCTATGCATGAAAGCATTACTCGTGGTATGAAAACAGAAGGCATTTTACCCGGCGGATTAAAAGTAAACCGCCGCGCTCCTGCTTTATTTCGCTCTTTATCTGTAGAAACAACGAATGATCCGTTATCTGCGATGGATTGGGTTAACCTATTTGCCTTAGCTGTAAACGAAGAAAACGCAGCAGGCAGTCGTGTTGTTACTGCCCCTACTAATGGGGCTGCAGGCATTATCCCTGCAGTATTATGCTATTATAATAAGTTTATTAAAAAGGTTGATGACGAGGACTGTATTCGTTATTTACTAACAGCTGCAGCAATAGGTATTTTATATAAGACCAACGCGACAATCTCAGGTGCTGAAGGTGGTTGCCAAGCAGAAGTAGGTGTTGCTTGCTCAATGGCAGCAGGCGCGCTCACCGAAATTATGGGTGGTAGTCCCAAGCAAGTTGAAAATGCTGCTGAAATTGGCATGGAGCATAATTTAGGCTTAACTTGTGATCCTGTTGGTGGCCTAGTACAGGTGCCATGTATTGAACGTAATGCAATGGGGTCGGTGAAAGCGATTAATGCCTCTCGTCTTGCTTTGCGGGGTACTGGCACTCAAAAGGTTTCCTTAGACAAAGTAATTAAAACCATGTGGGAAACAGGCAATGATATGAAAACCAAATATAAAGAAACCTCTCGCGGCGGCTTAGCTGTAAATATTATTGAGTGTTAA
- the rmuC gene encoding DNA recombination protein RmuC has protein sequence MIKLQGESHLRIGDANKYFFEQITQNLSSNHQQLSQQQFELKSAIEQQISDLKIKTLRQQAEQGEKQLSVLHFHQNEFTQNQNKALEQLMKHLNENNKVNREEQSKSMLASSEQMAKKINELTLSTDNRLKEISDQVEKRLADGFEKTTKTFNDIVKRLALIDDAQKKITELSSNVVSLQEVLSDKRSRGAFGEVQLNALIRNVLPEQSFGLQHTLSNGKIADCALFLPKPTGTVIIDSKFPLESYRKMTNVEIGDADRKAAERQFKVDIKKHIKDIGDRYIIENETSDGAIMFIPAEAIFAEIHGHHSDLVEIANNQRIWLTSPTTLMAILTTARSVLKDEATKEQIHIIQAHLGELATDFSRFRNRFDNLAKHIDQAATDVKQIHTSANKISNRFSKIEQVDLSTSVKTQQKQNPMLLDD, from the coding sequence ATGATTAAGTTGCAAGGAGAAAGTCACTTAAGAATTGGCGATGCCAACAAATATTTCTTCGAGCAAATTACGCAAAATCTTTCGAGTAATCATCAGCAATTATCACAACAACAATTTGAATTAAAAAGTGCTATTGAGCAGCAAATTTCAGATCTCAAAATTAAAACATTACGACAGCAAGCCGAGCAAGGTGAAAAGCAACTTTCAGTATTACATTTTCACCAAAATGAATTTACCCAAAATCAAAATAAAGCGCTCGAGCAATTAATGAAGCACTTAAATGAAAATAATAAAGTAAACAGGGAAGAGCAAAGTAAATCAATGCTTGCCTCTAGTGAGCAAATGGCTAAAAAAATTAATGAGTTAACGTTATCTACGGATAACCGATTAAAAGAAATTAGCGATCAAGTAGAAAAACGCTTAGCGGATGGCTTTGAAAAAACCACTAAAACCTTTAACGATATTGTTAAACGTTTAGCATTAATTGATGATGCTCAGAAGAAAATTACTGAGCTTTCAAGCAATGTTGTAAGCTTACAAGAAGTGTTGTCTGATAAGCGCTCACGAGGTGCATTTGGCGAAGTGCAACTGAATGCCTTGATCAGAAATGTATTGCCAGAGCAAAGCTTTGGCCTTCAGCATACGTTGTCTAATGGGAAGATCGCCGATTGTGCATTGTTTCTGCCTAAACCTACGGGAACGGTTATTATTGATTCTAAGTTCCCATTAGAAAGCTATCGAAAAATGACGAATGTTGAGATAGGTGATGCCGATAGAAAAGCAGCAGAGCGCCAATTTAAGGTAGATATTAAAAAGCACATTAAAGACATTGGTGACAGGTACATTATTGAAAATGAAACCTCTGACGGCGCAATTATGTTTATTCCTGCTGAAGCTATTTTTGCAGAAATTCACGGACATCATAGCGATCTTGTTGAAATAGCGAATAACCAGCGTATCTGGTTAACATCGCCAACCACATTAATGGCGATATTAACCACAGCTCGCTCAGTGCTAAAAGATGAAGCAACAAAAGAGCAAATCCATATTATTCAAGCTCACTTAGGTGAACTTGCCACTGATTTTAGTCGCTTTAGAAACCGTTTTGATAACTTAGCTAAACATATCGATCAAGCGGCAACAGATGTTAAACAAATTCATACATCAGCGAATAAAATATCGAATAGATTTAGTAAAATTGAACAAGTTGACTTGTCAACATCAGTAAAAACACAGCAAAAACAAAATCCAATGCTTCTCGATGACTAA
- a CDS encoding CoA pyrophosphatase, producing the protein MKKETFLTQFLFNSTLSLVQQNDAPFTLSKQFTRAAVLIPIVEQNNRLEVVLTLRASHLKHHAGQISFPGGKVEKYDVNEMATALRETHEEIGVSAENITVIGTMPSYQTITGYHITPVLGFIKPQLQYCLDTNEVAEIFHVPLSHFLNTNNHISLSIYRNFSIHPVYFMPYKHYNIWGVTASILKKLAEQLQP; encoded by the coding sequence ATGAAAAAAGAAACCTTTTTAACTCAGTTTTTATTCAATAGTACACTCTCGTTGGTGCAGCAAAACGATGCCCCGTTTACCCTTTCCAAGCAATTTACGCGTGCAGCAGTATTAATTCCTATTGTTGAACAAAACAATCGCTTAGAAGTTGTACTTACCTTACGTGCAAGCCACTTAAAGCATCACGCAGGGCAAATTAGCTTTCCCGGAGGTAAAGTAGAAAAGTACGATGTTAATGAAATGGCAACAGCACTTAGAGAAACACATGAAGAAATAGGTGTATCGGCAGAAAACATTACTGTCATTGGTACCATGCCAAGCTATCAAACTATCACTGGTTATCATATAACACCTGTACTAGGCTTTATTAAACCTCAGCTGCAATATTGTTTAGACACAAATGAGGTTGCTGAAATATTTCATGTGCCGTTAAGCCATTTTCTTAATACGAATAATCATATTTCATTAAGTATTTACCGTAATTTTTCCATACATCCAGTATATTTTATGCCTTATAAACACTACAACATTTGGGGAGTCACCGCCTCAATATTAAAAAAACTGGCAGAGCAACTTCAACCTTGA
- a CDS encoding PhnA domain-containing protein, translating to MATEQALKSRSNNQCELCTSSSSLTVYSVPPTSDGSAQQCIYICDTCLSQISGETALDKNHWRCLNDSMWNQEPAVQVVSYRMLHKLSTESWAQDALDMIYLEDDVKTWAEQGIAAERSNGPTRDSNGAELQDGDNVTLIKDLKVKGANFTAKQGTMVRGISLTDNPEHIEGKVNGTRIVLISAYLKKA from the coding sequence ATGGCAACTGAGCAAGCGTTAAAATCGCGTAGTAATAATCAATGTGAGTTATGCACATCTTCATCTTCTTTAACGGTGTACTCTGTGCCACCAACAAGTGATGGTAGTGCACAGCAGTGTATCTACATTTGTGATACATGTTTGTCTCAAATTTCAGGCGAAACAGCGTTAGACAAAAACCACTGGCGTTGTTTAAATGACAGTATGTGGAACCAAGAGCCTGCGGTACAGGTTGTTTCATATCGTATGTTACATAAATTATCTACAGAATCATGGGCACAAGATGCGCTCGACATGATTTACCTAGAAGATGATGTAAAGACCTGGGCAGAGCAGGGGATTGCAGCAGAACGTTCAAATGGTCCTACGCGCGATAGTAATGGTGCAGAGCTTCAAGATGGCGATAACGTTACCTTAATTAAAGACTTGAAAGTTAAGGGAGCAAACTTTACCGCAAAGCAAGGCACAATGGTACGTGGGATATCATTAACAGATAACCCTGAACATATAGAAGGGAAGGTTAATGGCACACGTATCGTATTAATTTCAGCTTATTTGAAAAAAGCCTAA
- a CDS encoding fumarate hydratase, with protein sequence MAIIKQQDLIESIADALQYISYYHPLDFVQALEKAYHKEQSKAAKDAIAQILINSRMSAHGKRPICQDTGIVTCFVKVGMAVQWDKTDMTVQQMVDEGTRRAYLNPDNPLRASIVADPAGARINTKDNTPSVVHIDMVEGNEIEVMIAAKGGGSENKTKMAMLNPSDSIADWIVKTLPTMGAGWCPPGMLGIGVGGTAEKAAVLAKESLMDPVNIQELLDRGPENAEEELRLEIYDRVNKLGIGAQGLGGLTTVVDVKINSVPTHAASKPVVMIPNCAATRHVHFHLDGSGPADLTPPRLEDWPEITWEVGEDVRRVNVDNLTKADISQWKTGETVLLSGTILTGRDAAHKRIQEMLAAGKDLPVDFTNKFIYYVGPVDAIGDEAVGPAGPTTATRMDKFSEMMLSKTGLLGSIGKSERGAATCENIKKHQSVYLMAVGGAAYLVSKAIKKARVVAFEDLGMEAIYEFEVEDMPVTVAVDATGESAHVTGPQIWQKNIEVINNK encoded by the coding sequence ATGGCTATTATAAAACAACAAGACTTAATTGAAAGCATTGCAGATGCGCTGCAATATATCTCTTATTATCACCCATTAGACTTTGTTCAAGCACTAGAAAAAGCTTACCACAAAGAGCAAAGTAAAGCGGCAAAAGATGCTATCGCACAAATATTGATTAACTCTCGTATGTCGGCACATGGTAAACGCCCTATTTGTCAAGATACGGGTATTGTAACTTGTTTTGTTAAAGTAGGTATGGCAGTACAGTGGGACAAAACTGATATGACTGTTCAGCAAATGGTTGATGAAGGTACACGCCGTGCTTACTTAAATCCTGATAATCCGTTGCGTGCGTCAATAGTTGCAGACCCTGCTGGTGCAAGAATTAACACTAAAGATAATACTCCTTCGGTTGTTCATATTGATATGGTAGAAGGTAATGAGATTGAAGTGATGATTGCGGCTAAAGGCGGCGGCAGTGAAAATAAAACTAAAATGGCAATGCTTAACCCGAGCGACTCGATTGCTGATTGGATTGTGAAAACCCTACCTACGATGGGTGCTGGTTGGTGTCCACCTGGCATGTTAGGAATAGGTGTTGGTGGAACGGCTGAAAAAGCAGCCGTTCTTGCTAAAGAAAGTTTGATGGACCCCGTTAATATTCAAGAGTTACTTGACCGAGGGCCTGAAAACGCAGAAGAAGAGTTACGTTTAGAAATATATGATCGTGTAAATAAGTTAGGCATTGGTGCTCAAGGTCTTGGTGGTTTAACAACGGTAGTTGATGTTAAAATAAACTCTGTGCCAACCCATGCGGCATCTAAACCCGTGGTGATGATCCCTAACTGTGCTGCAACACGTCATGTTCACTTTCACTTAGACGGTTCAGGGCCAGCAGACCTCACGCCTCCAAGATTGGAAGATTGGCCTGAAATTACCTGGGAAGTGGGTGAAGATGTTCGCCGTGTTAACGTTGATAATCTAACAAAAGCAGATATATCACAATGGAAAACAGGTGAAACGGTGCTATTAAGTGGCACTATATTAACAGGACGAGATGCGGCACATAAGCGTATTCAAGAAATGTTAGCGGCGGGTAAAGATTTACCTGTTGATTTTACAAATAAGTTTATTTATTACGTTGGCCCCGTAGATGCTATTGGTGATGAAGCAGTTGGACCTGCAGGTCCAACTACTGCAACACGCATGGATAAATTCAGTGAGATGATGCTATCTAAAACAGGTTTGTTAGGCTCTATAGGCAAGTCTGAACGTGGTGCGGCAACGTGCGAGAACATAAAAAAGCATCAGTCTGTTTATCTAATGGCAGTAGGTGGCGCGGCTTACTTAGTTTCTAAAGCCATTAAAAAAGCAAGAGTGGTTGCCTTTGAAGATTTAGGTATGGAAGCTATTTATGAGTTTGAAGTTGAAGATATGCCTGTAACGGTGGCGGTTGACGCTACTGGCGAGTCTGCCCATGTAACAGGCCCTCAAATATGGCAAAAAAATATTGAAGTAATCAATAACAAATAA